In one window of Bradyrhizobium sp. AZCC 1721 DNA:
- a CDS encoding helix-turn-helix domain-containing protein has product MSKGLVPEDLPWIATDGSDDRRVSLLDELVESEFVKISRSLDVDRFRSIEGLGDAKSIPIDAKDFAAAFASLKLKSCSVHLQRTFPRILQMQYSTTGAIVGFTMDDAASLIINGVEARAPALLLVKGTTTCEIVEQQANLVALLNFASIDDRGWPGDADSAQLIATLPDRCEALRVTVRDVLTLASHSPNSFAQPNVIEHVEESILQAVDLAMAAASPTPEAKRLSLSHYLALVRKLDEFVADSAGKTLYSADVARQLGVSVRTLHNAVVAIRGMSMHRYMRLRRLWNVRQQLVRGASVQSVKAVALVNGFWHMGEFTALYRELFGETPQQTLSAARKQTDNPT; this is encoded by the coding sequence ATGTCAAAAGGTCTGGTGCCAGAAGATCTGCCATGGATCGCTACCGATGGCTCGGATGACCGCCGCGTGTCGTTGCTTGATGAACTAGTTGAATCTGAGTTCGTAAAGATTAGCCGGTCTCTGGACGTCGATCGTTTCCGGAGCATCGAAGGACTGGGCGATGCCAAGAGCATTCCGATCGACGCCAAGGACTTCGCCGCCGCTTTCGCCTCGTTGAAGCTGAAGTCCTGTTCGGTCCATCTGCAGCGGACGTTCCCTCGAATTCTGCAAATGCAGTATTCCACGACCGGCGCGATCGTCGGCTTCACGATGGACGATGCCGCTTCGTTGATCATCAACGGCGTTGAAGCCCGCGCGCCGGCCTTGCTCCTGGTCAAGGGTACCACGACGTGTGAGATCGTGGAGCAGCAGGCCAATCTGGTGGCGCTTCTGAATTTTGCTTCCATCGACGATCGCGGCTGGCCAGGCGATGCCGATAGCGCTCAATTGATCGCGACGCTGCCGGATAGATGCGAGGCACTCCGGGTGACGGTTCGCGATGTCCTGACGCTCGCTTCGCATTCGCCCAATAGCTTCGCACAGCCGAACGTGATCGAGCACGTTGAAGAATCGATTCTGCAGGCGGTCGATCTGGCGATGGCTGCGGCATCGCCCACACCCGAAGCCAAGCGCCTCAGTCTGAGCCACTATCTGGCGCTGGTCCGAAAGCTCGACGAGTTCGTGGCTGACAGCGCCGGCAAGACGTTGTACAGCGCCGACGTGGCGCGGCAACTCGGGGTCTCGGTGCGGACGCTGCATAACGCCGTGGTTGCCATTCGCGGCATGAGCATGCACCGCTACATGCGGCTGCGGCGGCTGTGGAATGTACGACAACAACTGGTGCGCGGCGCATCGGTGCAGTCGGTGAAGGCGGTGGCGCTCGTGAACGGCTTCTGGCACATGGGCGAGTTCACCGCGCTCTATCGCGAGTTGTTTGGCGAAACACCGCAGCAGACGCTGTCGGCAGCCCGCAAGCAGACGGACAATCCGACGTGA
- a CDS encoding methyl-accepting chemotaxis protein, with product MSRFILNLSISAKLGIASGLGVLLVGAMAINQMRANAAMRDLDVGVSAQQAVARDAVDAKASINGMQTGVRDIRLANSSAHLQRANDYLAAGLKSVSHLTEEMLKLSHAAENRTRIEKLKTRASDYVKEAQQIVKVRGEAIAAEGAPDAAARIAKLNEETVRTAREVTLPIAAELESLANQIAEFAKQSVEKEKAQAAREMTAAEQMSMTISLCTILLLIGTSIFSFFMIGRPMRALSVSMDELAGGNFAVVLPGLGRKDELGAVAGAVEKFKVVSEQKARDEAEAKIRQDQIAAQQRKAEMVRLADSFETAVGEIVETVSSASTELEASAKTLTATAERAQQVTTTVAAASEEATTNVQSVASATEELSSSVNEISRQVQESARMAGEAVDQARVTNDRVSELSKAAARIGDVVELINTIAGQTNLLALNATIEAARAGEAGRGFAVVASEVKALAEQTAKATGEISQQISGIQGATHESVGAIKEISGTIERLAEIASTIAAAVEEQGAATQEISRNVQQAADGTQQVSANITDVQRGASETGSASAQVLSAAQSLSADSNRLKLEVGKFLDTVRAA from the coding sequence ATGTCCCGCTTCATCCTGAACCTGTCGATCAGCGCCAAGCTCGGCATCGCCTCGGGCCTCGGCGTTCTGCTTGTTGGCGCGATGGCGATCAATCAAATGCGGGCAAATGCGGCAATGCGCGATCTCGACGTTGGTGTGTCGGCGCAGCAGGCGGTCGCGCGGGATGCGGTGGATGCGAAGGCGTCGATTAACGGCATGCAGACCGGCGTTCGCGATATTCGCCTCGCTAACAGTTCGGCGCATTTGCAAAGAGCCAATGATTATCTGGCCGCCGGGCTGAAATCGGTTAGTCACCTCACCGAGGAGATGCTGAAACTGTCGCACGCCGCCGAAAATCGCACACGCATCGAGAAGCTCAAGACGAGGGCTTCTGATTACGTTAAGGAAGCTCAGCAGATCGTGAAGGTGCGAGGCGAAGCGATTGCCGCAGAGGGCGCTCCCGACGCCGCAGCTCGAATCGCGAAGCTGAATGAGGAGACAGTCCGCACCGCGCGCGAGGTCACGCTGCCGATCGCGGCCGAACTCGAATCGCTTGCCAACCAGATCGCCGAGTTCGCCAAGCAGAGCGTAGAGAAGGAAAAGGCCCAAGCCGCCCGCGAAATGACGGCGGCCGAGCAGATGTCGATGACAATCAGTCTCTGCACGATCCTGTTGCTGATCGGAACCAGCATATTTTCGTTCTTCATGATCGGCCGCCCGATGCGTGCGCTGAGCGTGTCGATGGACGAGCTCGCCGGCGGCAATTTCGCGGTGGTGCTGCCGGGCCTCGGGCGCAAGGACGAGCTCGGCGCAGTCGCCGGCGCGGTCGAGAAATTCAAGGTCGTGTCCGAGCAGAAAGCCCGGGACGAGGCGGAAGCCAAGATCAGGCAGGACCAGATCGCCGCCCAGCAGCGCAAGGCCGAAATGGTCCGCCTCGCGGATTCCTTCGAGACGGCGGTCGGCGAGATCGTCGAAACCGTATCCTCGGCTTCGACCGAATTGGAAGCTTCGGCCAAAACGCTGACCGCGACGGCCGAGCGCGCGCAGCAGGTCACGACCACGGTGGCTGCTGCTTCCGAGGAGGCGACCACCAACGTGCAGTCGGTTGCATCGGCGACCGAGGAACTGTCGTCTTCGGTCAACGAGATCAGCCGTCAGGTGCAGGAGTCGGCGCGGATGGCGGGTGAAGCCGTCGACCAGGCGCGCGTCACCAACGATCGCGTCAGCGAATTGTCGAAGGCGGCAGCGCGCATCGGCGACGTGGTCGAACTCATCAACACCATTGCAGGCCAGACCAACCTGCTGGCGCTCAACGCGACCATCGAGGCGGCGCGCGCGGGCGAGGCCGGCCGCGGCTTTGCGGTGGTGGCGTCGGAAGTGAAGGCGCTCGCCGAGCAGACCGCCAAGGCGACCGGCGAGATCAGTCAGCAGATATCAGGCATCCAGGGCGCGACTCACGAATCCGTCGGCGCGATCAAGGAAATCAGCGGCACCATCGAACGGCTGGCCGAGATCGCCTCGACCATCGCGGCCGCCGTGGAAGAGCAGGGCGCGGCAACCCAGGAAATCTCCCGCAATGTGCAGCAGGCGGCCGACGGCACCCAGCAGGTTTCGGCCAACATCACCGACGTGCAACGCGGGGCGAGCGAGACCGGCTCGGCTTCCGCGCAGGTGCTTTCGGCGGCACAGTCGCTCTCTGCCGATTCGAACCGCCTCAAGCTCGAGGTCGGCAAGTTCCTGGATACGGTGCGGGCGGCGTGA
- a CDS encoding methyl-accepting chemotaxis protein — protein MPRILCALLVPSLGLLLASSIVVREKAATVGEMQKLSTLAGLATRVSGLVHEMQRERGASAVFLGSKGEQLKRELPEQRLLTDAQRQTLGAALKDFDVKAAGGQLATILDDAMAQVARLEAIRQDVSSLKMAAADSNVYFTTTIGRLLDVGLEISQLVTNVNVARTLSAYSSFMQAKERSGQERATGAPGFAAGKFNLAQYRLFAGVVANQNTYFALFKSYATSDDQVFLATTVVGEPVTEVDRMRKMAIETSPGEPLSGADGAHWYKMTTARIDLMKKVEDHLAGNLLALAERTRVTAESAFWTALGIAAAVIILTGVLGLLIVRSIIRPLIGLTSGMKELAGGNFGVVLPGLDRKDEIGDMAFAIEAFKLKAADKARDEAEARIKQDQIAAGQRKADMSKMADDFEAAVGRIVEAVSSASSQLEVSAGTLTSTAERAQELATTVASASEEASTNVQSVASATEEMASSVTEISRQVQESARMANDAVEQARTTNDRVSELSKAATRIGDVVELINTIAGQTNLLALNATIEAARAGEAGRGFAVVASEVKALAEQTAKATGEIGQQITGIQAATQESVNAIQAISGTIEKLSEISSTIAAAVEEQGAATQEISRNVQQAAMGTQQVSSNITDVQRGASETGSASSQVLAAAQSLSGDSNRLKLEVGRFLDSVRAA, from the coding sequence ATGCCCCGCATCCTGTGCGCGCTGCTGGTTCCTTCACTTGGCCTGTTGCTGGCCTCATCGATCGTCGTGCGCGAAAAGGCGGCGACGGTCGGGGAAATGCAAAAACTCTCCACACTTGCCGGCCTCGCCACGCGCGTCAGCGGGCTGGTGCACGAGATGCAGCGGGAGCGCGGTGCCTCCGCGGTTTTCCTGGGCAGCAAAGGCGAACAGCTAAAGCGAGAGCTTCCCGAACAGCGCTTGCTCACCGACGCGCAGCGCCAGACGCTCGGAGCCGCGCTCAAGGACTTTGATGTCAAGGCAGCCGGCGGTCAACTTGCCACGATCCTGGACGATGCAATGGCGCAGGTCGCGCGACTCGAGGCGATCAGGCAAGACGTCAGCTCCCTCAAGATGGCTGCCGCAGACTCGAACGTCTATTTCACGACCACCATCGGCCGCCTGCTCGACGTCGGGCTGGAAATCTCCCAGCTAGTAACCAACGTCAATGTCGCCCGCACCCTTTCGGCCTATTCAAGCTTCATGCAGGCCAAGGAACGGTCCGGGCAGGAGCGGGCAACGGGTGCCCCTGGATTTGCCGCTGGCAAATTCAACCTCGCCCAGTATCGTCTTTTCGCCGGCGTCGTCGCCAATCAGAATACCTATTTCGCCCTGTTTAAGTCATATGCCACCAGCGACGATCAGGTCTTCCTCGCGACAACGGTCGTTGGGGAGCCGGTGACCGAAGTTGATCGCATGCGGAAAATGGCGATCGAGACGTCCCCGGGCGAGCCGCTGAGCGGCGCCGATGGCGCACATTGGTATAAAATGACCACGGCGCGCATCGACCTGATGAAAAAAGTCGAAGACCATCTTGCCGGAAATCTCCTCGCTTTGGCGGAGCGTACCCGGGTGACGGCGGAATCGGCATTTTGGACCGCCCTTGGCATTGCCGCGGCGGTAATCATTCTGACGGGCGTCCTTGGGCTACTCATCGTACGCAGCATCATACGACCCCTTATCGGCCTCACTTCCGGCATGAAGGAACTCGCCGGCGGCAATTTCGGCGTGGTTCTTCCAGGGCTCGACCGCAAGGACGAGATCGGCGACATGGCGTTTGCCATCGAGGCATTCAAGCTGAAGGCTGCGGACAAGGCCCGCGACGAAGCTGAAGCCAGGATCAAGCAGGATCAGATCGCAGCGGGGCAACGCAAGGCGGATATGAGCAAGATGGCCGACGATTTCGAGGCAGCAGTCGGCCGGATCGTCGAAGCCGTGTCGTCGGCATCCAGCCAGCTCGAGGTGTCGGCGGGTACGCTGACGTCGACCGCGGAACGCGCGCAGGAACTCGCGACGACGGTCGCCTCGGCCTCCGAGGAAGCCTCGACCAACGTGCAGTCGGTAGCGTCGGCCACCGAAGAGATGGCGTCATCCGTCACCGAGATCAGCCGCCAAGTGCAGGAATCGGCACGGATGGCCAACGACGCCGTGGAGCAGGCCCGCACGACCAATGACCGCGTCAGCGAATTGTCGAAGGCGGCAACCCGCATCGGTGACGTCGTCGAACTGATCAACACCATCGCCGGCCAGACCAACCTGCTTGCGCTCAACGCCACCATCGAGGCGGCGCGCGCCGGCGAGGCCGGCCGCGGCTTCGCGGTCGTGGCCTCCGAGGTCAAGGCACTGGCCGAGCAGACCGCAAAAGCCACCGGCGAAATCGGCCAACAGATCACCGGCATCCAGGCCGCCACCCAGGAATCCGTGAACGCGATCCAGGCGATCAGCGGCACCATCGAGAAGCTGTCGGAGATTTCGTCGACGATTGCGGCGGCCGTGGAAGAGCAGGGCGCCGCGACGCAGGAAATCTCCCGCAACGTGCAGCAGGCGGCCATGGGCACCCAGCAGGTGTCCTCCAACATTACCGACGTGCAGCGCGGCGCCAGCGAAACCGGATCGGCGTCCTCGCAGGTGCTCGCGGCGGCGCAATCGCTGTCAGGCGACTCGAACCGCCTCAAGCTCGAGGTCGGCCGCTTCCTCGACTCGGTGCGGGCGGCGTGA